In Mycobacterium gallinarum, a single window of DNA contains:
- a CDS encoding pyridoxamine 5'-phosphate oxidase family protein: protein MTAQTGFHDGELAVQERAGVRAQAARLGEAMLATPDLNGGMGAFLAARDFAVLTARDADGRLWTSPLFSSPGFLQAHDRELKVHALPSPGDPLHDLAAQQPVGLLAIEFATRRRVRVNGTLVHVGEAGLLLSVEQAYGNCPKYIHPRHLEHSDTPAPAIERSPALSPEHVQLVTNADTFFLGTVHPSRGADASHRGGPPGFVRVEGNRLWWPDYPGNNMFNSFGNLAVDPSAALLFIDFDTGTTLHISGTATVEWVTPSDIDGGTGRRVSLTVESVVWGARW from the coding sequence ATGACGGCACAGACGGGGTTTCACGACGGAGAACTCGCGGTTCAGGAGCGCGCAGGCGTCCGCGCGCAGGCGGCTCGCCTCGGGGAGGCGATGCTCGCCACTCCCGATCTGAATGGCGGCATGGGTGCCTTCCTGGCAGCCCGCGACTTCGCCGTGCTGACGGCCCGTGACGCCGACGGCCGGCTGTGGACGTCACCGCTGTTCTCCTCGCCCGGATTTCTGCAAGCGCACGACCGCGAGCTGAAGGTCCACGCCCTGCCGTCGCCCGGTGACCCGTTGCACGACCTTGCCGCGCAGCAGCCGGTCGGCTTGCTCGCCATCGAGTTCGCCACCCGTCGCAGGGTCCGGGTCAACGGCACCCTCGTCCATGTCGGCGAGGCCGGTCTGCTGCTTTCGGTGGAACAGGCATACGGCAACTGCCCCAAGTACATTCACCCACGCCATCTCGAACATTCCGACACTCCCGCGCCGGCTATCGAACGTTCGCCGGCGCTCAGCCCCGAGCACGTACAGCTCGTCACCAACGCCGACACCTTCTTCCTCGGCACGGTCCACCCGTCTCGCGGAGCGGACGCCTCGCATCGGGGCGGCCCACCCGGATTCGTCCGTGTCGAGGGCAACCGCCTGTGGTGGCCGGACTACCCGGGCAACAACATGTTCAACAGCTTCGGCAATCTCGCGGTGGATCCCAGTGCAGCGCTGCTGTTCATCGACTTCGACACGGGCACGACGCTGCACATCTCAGGCACCGCCACCGTCGAATGGGTGACGCCGAGCGACATCGACGGTGGTACGGGACGCCGTGTCAGCCTGACGGTCGAGTCGGTGGTGTGGGGAGCCCGCTGGTGA
- a CDS encoding amidohydrolase family protein produces MAATWDMIDRYVVISTDTHAGADLYDYKEYLPTRLHDDFDAWAKTYISPFDDLIIATAKRNWDHELRMSEMDADGVAAEVLLPNTVPPFFPTSPNITISLPRTREEFEHRWAGVQAHNRWQVDFCSLAPDRRRGLIQIFPNDIELALEEIRWGAQQQCFGGVLLPAVSPGDPNVAPLFHTRYEPIWALCTELDLTLVQHAGAGSPVMPMDQPASNAVLVTEMALWAQRTVSHLVLAGVFERHPTLRFVPTEQGTMWLQNQMMLLDVMVPSMKTEAGNRTYGMFGGSSIDELTMAPSEYAKRNCYLASELTPFEKSMVDYMGADHIMWGSDYPHEEGFAPHSKLAIRWALHDQPEDNCRKILGGNAGRLYRFDLDKLAPIAAKIGPTVAEVATPLGDTGYVAPPAFGYRPFEGGLALKRLAPARV; encoded by the coding sequence ATGGCAGCCACCTGGGACATGATCGATCGCTATGTCGTCATCTCGACTGACACACACGCAGGCGCGGATCTCTACGACTACAAGGAGTATCTGCCCACGCGACTTCATGACGATTTCGACGCATGGGCGAAGACCTACATCAGTCCCTTCGACGACCTGATCATCGCGACCGCCAAACGCAACTGGGACCACGAGCTGCGGATGTCGGAGATGGACGCCGACGGGGTGGCCGCCGAAGTGCTGCTGCCCAATACCGTGCCGCCGTTCTTCCCGACGTCCCCGAACATCACGATCAGCCTGCCGCGCACCCGAGAAGAGTTCGAACACCGATGGGCAGGCGTGCAGGCCCACAACCGGTGGCAGGTCGACTTCTGCTCGCTGGCACCGGATCGGCGTCGCGGGCTGATCCAGATATTTCCCAACGACATCGAGCTCGCTCTCGAGGAGATCCGCTGGGGTGCGCAGCAGCAGTGCTTCGGCGGCGTACTACTGCCGGCGGTCTCGCCCGGGGATCCGAACGTCGCCCCGCTCTTTCACACGCGTTACGAACCGATCTGGGCGCTGTGTACCGAGCTCGACCTGACGCTGGTTCAGCACGCGGGTGCGGGCAGCCCCGTGATGCCGATGGATCAGCCGGCGTCGAACGCAGTGCTGGTGACCGAGATGGCGCTGTGGGCGCAACGCACGGTCAGCCATCTCGTTCTCGCCGGGGTGTTCGAGCGTCACCCGACGCTGCGCTTCGTGCCGACCGAGCAGGGCACCATGTGGCTGCAAAACCAGATGATGCTGCTCGACGTCATGGTGCCGAGCATGAAAACCGAAGCGGGCAACCGTACGTACGGAATGTTCGGCGGTTCGTCGATCGACGAGCTCACCATGGCACCGAGCGAATATGCCAAGCGCAACTGCTACCTGGCGTCCGAACTCACGCCGTTCGAGAAGTCGATGGTCGACTACATGGGCGCCGATCACATCATGTGGGGCAGCGACTATCCGCACGAGGAGGGCTTCGCGCCGCACTCCAAGCTGGCGATCCGGTGGGCGCTACACGACCAGCCCGAGGACAACTGTCGAAAGATACTGGGCGGCAACGCCGGTCGCCTCTACCGCTTTGATCTCGACAAGCTCGCACCGATTGCCGCCAAGATCGGGCCGACGGTCGCTGAGGTCGCAACGCCGTTGGGGGACACCGGTTACGTCGCTCCGCCCGCGTTCGGTTACCGGCCGTTCGAAGGCGGGCTGGCGCTCAAGCGGTTGGCTCCGGCACGGGTTTGA
- a CDS encoding GNAT family N-acetyltransferase — MFCSTALAERIERAEAGLIAAGAVAARRRGGEGFEIAMAGGAACFAGENSPFNKVVGLGFGGMPADAELDEIETAFAAHGCPTQVELAHLADPEIAAALTARGYQLVSFENVLGRPLADALERVTPPGVDVRPSADDDFETWLDTLVEGFANPDTQGVASYEEFPRDVLADATRDMAAAGATRYVAMADGVLAGAASVRFADRIAQLTGAATAPAHRRRGVQTALLAARLVDAAAAGCDIAVVTTAPGSKSQENVQRRGFDLLYTRAILVKPVPEPTA; from the coding sequence ATGTTCTGCAGCACTGCGCTGGCCGAGCGCATCGAGCGCGCGGAGGCAGGTCTCATTGCCGCGGGTGCTGTTGCGGCACGGCGCCGTGGCGGTGAGGGCTTCGAGATTGCGATGGCGGGCGGCGCGGCGTGCTTCGCCGGCGAGAACTCGCCGTTCAACAAGGTCGTCGGGCTCGGCTTCGGCGGCATGCCGGCCGACGCCGAATTGGACGAGATCGAAACGGCTTTCGCCGCGCACGGTTGCCCGACCCAGGTCGAGCTGGCGCACCTGGCCGACCCCGAGATCGCCGCGGCGCTGACAGCTCGCGGCTATCAGCTGGTTTCCTTCGAGAACGTGCTGGGCCGCCCGCTGGCCGATGCGTTGGAGCGGGTCACACCGCCCGGTGTCGACGTTCGGCCCAGTGCTGACGACGACTTCGAGACCTGGCTCGACACGCTGGTCGAAGGCTTCGCCAACCCGGACACCCAAGGCGTCGCGTCGTACGAGGAATTCCCGCGCGACGTCCTTGCCGACGCGACCCGCGACATGGCGGCGGCCGGCGCCACTCGCTATGTCGCGATGGCCGACGGAGTCCTCGCAGGTGCGGCGAGCGTTCGCTTCGCCGACCGCATCGCGCAACTCACCGGTGCCGCGACTGCTCCCGCACACCGCAGACGCGGCGTCCAGACGGCGCTGCTGGCGGCCCGGCTCGTCGACGCGGCCGCGGCGGGATGCGACATCGCGGTCGTCACGACGGCGCCCGGTTCGAAGTCCCAGGAAAACGTGCAGCGACGCGGTTTCGACCTGCTCTACACCCGCGCGATCCTGGTCAAACCCGTGCCGGAGCCAACCGCTTGA
- a CDS encoding FHA domain-containing protein: protein MSRPAPPALTVRYDGSTRTFAPGNDVVVGRDLRADIRIAHPLISRAHLVLRFDQGRWVAIDNGSLNGMYVNNRRVPTVDLQDGQHLNIGNPDGPQLSFEIGRHQGAAGRTPTQSVPIGAARPADTSWPTQAPAHPPASSPQVSRPQPPSTQRPAYPSAPQPRYPSSPQQPAARGGPGYPSSPSSPVPPLRPPPISQPMSQPALESVTAMGPTAAPRAGEGNLATSMLKILRPGKPAAAAGPGAVKIGRATDNDIVVPDVLASRHHATLLPTPNGTEIRDNRSINGTFVNGARVDSALLREGDTVTIGNIDLVFTGGTLARRTETAAATQTGGLEVHSVTWTIEGNKTLLDSISIAARPGTLTAVIGPSGAGKSTFAKLVAGYTQPTTGTVSFEGHNIHAEYASLRSRIGMVPQDDVVHGQLTVRQALMYAAELRLPPDTTKADREQVVMQVLEELEMTKHLETRVDKLSGGQRKRASVALELLTGPSLLILDEPTSGLDPALDRQVMTMLRQLADAGRVVLVVTHSLTYLDVCDQVLLLAPGGKTAFCGPPSEIGPSMGTTNWADIFSSVAGDPDAAKARYLAQHGPPPPPPAVEKPSDLGEPTKTSLRKQFSTISRRQMRLIISDRGYFIFLAFLPFIMGALSLSVPGDVGFGVPKTALEGGEAPNEPGQILVLLNVGAIFMGTALTIRALISERAIFLREQAVGLSTTAYMLAKVFVFSGFALMQSGIVVAINIWGKGWGPGAVESGAVIPNRSLELYVDVAACCIGAAMVGLALSAIAKSNEQIMPLLVIAIMSQLVFQGGMIPVTGRIVLDQMAWVTPARWGFASTASTIDLLRLVPGPLTPQDSHWKHTAGAWWFNMTMQALICVGYLGLVRWKIRLAAAG from the coding sequence ATGAGCCGACCAGCCCCACCCGCGCTGACCGTTCGATACGACGGGTCGACCCGAACCTTCGCGCCGGGCAACGACGTAGTCGTCGGCCGCGATCTTCGCGCCGACATCCGAATCGCACATCCGTTGATCTCGCGCGCGCACCTTGTGCTGCGGTTCGACCAGGGTCGGTGGGTCGCCATCGACAACGGCAGCCTCAACGGGATGTACGTCAACAACCGTCGGGTGCCCACTGTCGACCTGCAGGACGGTCAGCACCTCAACATCGGCAATCCCGATGGGCCGCAATTGAGTTTCGAGATCGGGCGGCATCAGGGCGCCGCCGGCCGGACACCGACCCAATCGGTTCCCATCGGCGCGGCGCGCCCGGCTGACACGTCGTGGCCCACGCAGGCACCGGCACATCCGCCGGCCTCCTCGCCGCAGGTTTCGCGGCCGCAGCCGCCGAGCACGCAGCGGCCGGCGTACCCGTCCGCGCCGCAACCGCGATACCCGTCGTCGCCACAACAACCGGCCGCCCGCGGCGGGCCGGGATATCCGTCCAGCCCGTCGAGCCCCGTGCCGCCGCTGCGGCCACCGCCGATTTCGCAGCCCATGTCGCAGCCGGCGCTCGAGTCGGTCACCGCGATGGGTCCGACGGCCGCCCCACGTGCGGGCGAGGGCAATCTCGCGACGAGCATGCTGAAGATCCTGCGGCCGGGCAAGCCCGCCGCAGCGGCCGGCCCGGGCGCTGTCAAGATCGGCCGCGCCACCGACAACGACATCGTCGTTCCCGATGTGCTCGCGTCGCGTCATCACGCGACGCTGTTGCCCACACCAAACGGAACCGAGATCCGGGACAACCGCAGCATCAACGGCACGTTCGTCAACGGTGCCCGAGTCGACTCAGCGCTACTGCGTGAGGGCGATACCGTCACGATCGGCAACATCGACCTCGTGTTCACGGGCGGCACGCTGGCCCGGCGCACCGAGACCGCCGCCGCCACCCAAACCGGTGGCCTCGAGGTGCACTCGGTCACCTGGACGATCGAGGGCAACAAGACTCTGCTGGACAGCATCTCGATCGCGGCGCGCCCCGGCACGTTGACCGCCGTCATCGGACCGTCGGGGGCGGGCAAGTCGACCTTCGCGAAGTTGGTGGCCGGCTATACCCAACCGACGACGGGCACCGTGTCCTTCGAGGGGCACAACATCCACGCCGAGTACGCCTCGCTGCGCTCCCGGATCGGCATGGTGCCGCAGGACGACGTGGTGCACGGTCAGTTGACCGTCCGGCAGGCGCTAATGTACGCCGCCGAGCTCCGGCTGCCACCGGACACGACGAAGGCCGACCGCGAGCAGGTCGTCATGCAGGTCCTCGAAGAACTCGAGATGACCAAGCACCTGGAAACCCGTGTCGACAAGCTCTCCGGCGGTCAGCGCAAACGCGCCTCGGTCGCTCTCGAGCTGCTGACCGGGCCGTCACTGCTGATCCTGGACGAGCCCACGTCCGGTCTGGACCCGGCGCTGGACCGCCAGGTCATGACGATGCTGCGTCAGCTGGCCGATGCGGGCCGCGTGGTGCTCGTGGTCACGCACTCGCTGACCTACCTCGATGTCTGCGATCAGGTGCTGCTGCTGGCACCCGGCGGAAAGACCGCGTTCTGCGGCCCGCCCAGTGAGATCGGCCCGTCGATGGGCACCACCAACTGGGCCGACATCTTCAGCTCGGTCGCCGGAGACCCGGACGCGGCCAAAGCGCGATACCTCGCCCAGCACGGGCCGCCGCCACCACCGCCGGCGGTAGAGAAACCTTCCGACCTCGGCGAGCCGACGAAGACGAGCCTGCGCAAGCAGTTCTCCACGATCAGCCGCCGCCAGATGCGACTGATCATCTCGGATCGCGGTTACTTCATCTTCCTGGCGTTCCTGCCGTTCATCATGGGCGCATTGTCGCTGTCGGTGCCCGGAGATGTCGGCTTCGGTGTTCCCAAGACCGCGTTGGAAGGCGGCGAAGCCCCGAACGAACCGGGACAGATTCTGGTGCTGCTCAATGTGGGCGCCATCTTCATGGGCACCGCACTGACGATCCGGGCGCTGATCAGCGAGCGGGCGATCTTCCTGCGCGAACAGGCGGTCGGATTGTCCACGACCGCATACATGCTCGCGAAGGTCTTCGTCTTCTCCGGCTTTGCGCTGATGCAGTCGGGCATCGTCGTCGCCATCAACATATGGGGCAAGGGTTGGGGCCCCGGAGCCGTCGAGAGCGGCGCGGTGATACCCAACCGGTCCCTGGAGTTGTACGTCGACGTGGCGGCGTGCTGTATCGGGGCAGCGATGGTCGGCTTGGCCCTCTCGGCGATTGCCAAGTCGAACGAGCAGATCATGCCGCTGCTGGTGATTGCGATCATGTCGCAGCTGGTGTTCCAGGGCGGCATGATCCCGGTAACCGGTCGCATCGTGCTCGACCAGATGGCATGGGTGACTCCAGCCCGCTGGGGATTCGCCTCGACGGCGTCGACGATCGATTTGCTCAGGCTCGTACCGGGCCCGTTGACACCGCAGGACTCGCATTGGAAGCACACCGCGGGTGCCTGGTGGTTCAACATGACCATGCAAGCGCTGATCTGCGTCGGTTACCTGGGCCTGGTGCGGTGGAAGATCCGGCTCGCCGCTGCCGGCTGA
- a CDS encoding nuclear transport factor 2 family protein has translation MSLSESSPVTVAQRFYDAIARSAADELFALLTDDFVGTVSAGMPHDVGGQHKGPDDMIAGVWGRIDALYDVTVNPVEFLSVDDDRVVVIGQYRGPSRDGATAVDAAFAHVITTRGERITALHQITDTAQWRIPCR, from the coding sequence GTGTCCCTTTCCGAATCCAGTCCCGTCACCGTCGCCCAGCGCTTCTATGACGCCATCGCCCGGTCCGCCGCCGACGAGCTGTTCGCGCTGCTCACCGATGACTTCGTCGGAACGGTCAGCGCGGGTATGCCCCACGATGTCGGCGGTCAGCACAAAGGCCCGGACGACATGATCGCCGGGGTCTGGGGCCGCATCGACGCGCTCTACGACGTGACGGTCAACCCCGTCGAATTCCTCTCGGTCGACGACGACCGGGTCGTCGTGATCGGCCAATACCGGGGTCCCTCGCGCGACGGTGCGACTGCCGTCGATGCCGCTTTCGCTCACGTCATCACCACACGAGGCGAGCGGATAACCGCACTGCACCAGATCACCGACACTGCCCAATGGCGCATTCCGTGTCGATGA
- a CDS encoding TetR/AcrR family transcriptional regulator: MPRPARYTVDQLLDAAATLLADEGPAAVTMSAVARAVGAPSGSMYHRFPTRAALCGELWIRTETRFHSGVTAALSEPADPQTRCVAAAQFTVRWCREHPNEAQVLLAGADALAAADWPEHLTAARQRLHRKLRHLMKEVRAEPDRVNAAIVDIPYAVVRRHLLAKQAIPGSVDSIVADCARALISAG, from the coding sequence ATGCCGCGGCCCGCGCGATACACCGTCGACCAACTGCTCGACGCCGCCGCGACCCTGCTGGCTGACGAGGGCCCGGCCGCCGTCACCATGTCGGCCGTCGCGCGCGCGGTGGGTGCGCCCAGCGGATCGATGTATCACCGCTTTCCGACCAGGGCCGCCCTGTGCGGCGAATTGTGGATTCGTACCGAGACGCGCTTCCACTCCGGTGTCACCGCGGCGCTATCCGAACCGGCAGACCCGCAGACGCGGTGTGTCGCCGCGGCCCAGTTCACGGTGCGGTGGTGCCGCGAGCACCCGAACGAAGCGCAGGTGCTGCTGGCCGGAGCCGACGCGCTGGCCGCCGCGGACTGGCCCGAACACCTGACCGCGGCCAGGCAGCGCCTGCACCGCAAACTGCGGCACCTCATGAAAGAAGTGCGGGCCGAGCCGGATCGAGTCAACGCGGCCATCGTCGACATCCCCTATGCCGTCGTCCGGCGGCATCTGCTGGCCAAGCAAGCCATTCCCGGCAGCGTGGACAGCATCGTTGCCGACTGCGCCAGGGCACTCATATCTGCCGGCTGA
- a CDS encoding NADH:flavin oxidoreductase, which produces MNTQPNVFTPAKLGPVTLRNRIIKAATFEASSPDALVTDDLITYHRLPAAGGVGMTTVAYLAVTKGGRTEGNVIWWRPEAMPGLKKLTDSIHAEGAAISAQIGHAGPVANARATKATAYAPVRFFNPLSMRFAKKATRDDINDIIAAHANAARMAIEAGFDAVEIHLGHNYFASSFLSPLINRRADEFGGSLENRAKVARGMVMAVRRAVEAEGTPIAVTAKLTMADGVRGGISLEESLQTAKWLEEDGGLDAIELTAGSSLVNPMYLFRGDAPVKEFAAAFKPPLRWGIRMTGKKFLRAYPYREAFLLRDAKQFRAELKMPLILLGGITNRETMDLAMAEGFDFVAMGRALLAEPDLINRIQDDGDAHSIRSLCTHCNKCMATIYSHTHCVVTGSPG; this is translated from the coding sequence ATGAACACACAGCCCAATGTGTTCACCCCGGCCAAACTCGGCCCGGTGACGCTGCGCAACCGAATCATCAAGGCGGCCACGTTCGAGGCTTCTTCGCCGGACGCCCTCGTCACGGACGACCTGATCACTTACCACCGGCTGCCCGCCGCGGGCGGAGTCGGAATGACGACCGTCGCGTATCTGGCGGTGACGAAGGGCGGACGCACCGAAGGCAACGTCATCTGGTGGCGCCCCGAGGCCATGCCCGGACTGAAGAAGCTCACGGACTCGATCCACGCCGAGGGGGCGGCGATCAGCGCGCAGATCGGCCATGCCGGGCCGGTGGCCAATGCCCGCGCGACGAAGGCGACGGCGTACGCGCCGGTGCGGTTCTTCAATCCACTCTCGATGCGGTTCGCCAAGAAGGCGACACGCGACGACATCAACGACATCATCGCCGCGCACGCCAACGCGGCCAGGATGGCGATCGAAGCCGGGTTCGACGCCGTCGAAATCCACTTGGGGCACAACTATTTCGCGAGTTCGTTCCTCAGCCCGCTGATCAATCGCCGAGCCGATGAATTCGGTGGCTCGCTGGAGAACCGGGCCAAGGTGGCGCGCGGCATGGTGATGGCGGTGCGACGCGCGGTGGAGGCCGAAGGCACTCCGATCGCGGTCACCGCCAAGTTGACCATGGCCGACGGCGTGCGCGGGGGCATCTCACTCGAGGAATCACTGCAGACCGCGAAGTGGCTCGAGGAGGACGGCGGTCTGGACGCCATCGAGCTCACCGCGGGCAGCTCACTGGTCAATCCGATGTATCTGTTCCGCGGCGACGCACCCGTCAAGGAGTTCGCGGCGGCGTTCAAGCCACCGTTGCGCTGGGGCATCCGGATGACGGGCAAGAAGTTCCTTCGCGCGTACCCCTACCGCGAAGCGTTCCTGCTGCGCGACGCCAAGCAGTTCCGCGCCGAGCTCAAGATGCCCCTGATCCTGTTGGGCGGCATCACAAATCGCGAAACGATGGATCTGGCGATGGCCGAGGGTTTCGACTTCGTTGCGATGGGACGAGCGCTACTCGCCGAGCCCGATCTGATCAACCGTATCCAGGACGACGGGGACGCCCACTCGATCCGGTCGCTGTGCACGCACTGCAACAAGTGCATGGCGACGATCTACAGCCACACGCACTGCGTGGTGACCGGTTCACCCGGTTAA
- a CDS encoding bifunctional methylenetetrahydrofolate dehydrogenase/methenyltetrahydrofolate cyclohydrolase, with amino-acid sequence MGAITLDGKATRDEIFVDLKERVAALTAAGHTPGLGTVLVGDDPGSHAYVRGKHADCAKVGINSIRRDLPADISQATLDKTIDELNANPECTGYIVQLPLPKHLNENAALERVDPGKDADGLHPTNLGRLVLNEPAPLPCTPRGIVHLLRRYEVEIAGAEVVVIGRGVTVGRPLGLLLTRRSENATVTLCHTATRHLPQHTLEADIIVAAAGVPHMVTAEMVRPGAAVIDVGVSRDDAGKLVGDVHPDVWDVAGHVSPNPGGVGPLTRAFLLTNVVERAEVLADQ; translated from the coding sequence GTGGGTGCGATCACATTGGACGGTAAGGCCACACGAGACGAGATCTTCGTCGACCTCAAGGAGCGGGTGGCGGCGCTGACCGCCGCAGGTCACACGCCTGGACTGGGCACGGTGCTGGTCGGGGACGACCCGGGCTCACATGCCTATGTCCGGGGCAAGCACGCGGACTGCGCCAAGGTGGGCATCAACTCGATCCGCCGCGATCTGCCCGCCGACATCAGTCAGGCCACGCTCGACAAGACCATCGACGAGTTGAACGCCAACCCCGAGTGCACCGGCTACATCGTGCAGTTGCCGCTGCCCAAACACCTCAACGAGAACGCCGCCCTGGAGCGGGTCGACCCCGGCAAGGACGCTGACGGATTGCACCCGACGAATCTGGGCCGGCTGGTTCTCAACGAGCCGGCGCCGCTGCCCTGTACACCGCGCGGCATAGTGCATCTGCTGCGCCGCTACGAGGTCGAGATCGCCGGCGCCGAGGTCGTGGTGATCGGTCGCGGCGTGACAGTCGGCAGGCCGCTGGGCCTGCTGCTGACCCGACGCTCCGAGAATGCGACGGTCACGTTGTGCCACACCGCGACTCGGCATCTGCCCCAGCACACCCTCGAGGCCGACATCATCGTCGCCGCGGCAGGGGTGCCGCACATGGTGACCGCCGAGATGGTCCGTCCCGGCGCCGCGGTGATCGACGTCGGAGTGAGCCGCGACGACGCGGGCAAGCTGGTGGGCGACGTGCACCCAGACGTCTGGGACGTGGCCGGTCACGTGTCACCGAACCCCGGCGGAGTCGGTCCGCTCACGCGCGCGTTCCTGCTCACCAACGTGGTGGAGCGAGCCGAGGTCCTGGCAGATCAGTGA
- a CDS encoding DUF3017 domain-containing protein, with product MTLREFAHKVFGRQWPILLPGVIVVAAFGLVVAGYWRRGALVLAIGVAVAAVLRLTLPEDRAGLLAVRSRGIDVATTASVSAAILYIAWTIDPLGTS from the coding sequence GTGACATTGCGGGAGTTCGCGCACAAGGTGTTCGGCCGGCAGTGGCCAATTCTGCTGCCCGGCGTCATCGTGGTGGCGGCCTTCGGGCTCGTGGTCGCCGGCTACTGGCGCCGCGGGGCACTGGTCCTCGCGATCGGAGTGGCCGTCGCCGCGGTGCTGAGGCTCACCCTGCCCGAAGACCGGGCGGGCCTACTCGCAGTACGCAGCCGCGGCATCGACGTCGCCACGACCGCCAGCGTCAGCGCGGCGATTCTCTACATCGCATGGACTATCGATCCGCTGGGCACCAGCTAG
- a CDS encoding class I SAM-dependent methyltransferase: MTSSQQRSLSFGAEAAAYERGRPSYPPEAIDWLLPERARDVLDLGAGTGKLTTRLAERGLNVIAVDPIPEMLELLSNSLPDTPALLGTAEEIPLPDDSVDAVLVAQAWHWFDTERAVKEVARVLRPGGRLGLVWNARDERLGWVKDLGAIIGHEDAHFNEKTTLPEVFTDVEHHRVDWTNYVTPQAVIDLVASRSYCITSPEKVRTTTLDRVRELLTTHPALANSNGLSLPYVTVCTRATVC; encoded by the coding sequence GTGACGAGCAGCCAGCAGCGCTCGCTGTCGTTTGGTGCGGAAGCCGCGGCATATGAGCGCGGCAGGCCGTCCTATCCCCCGGAGGCGATCGACTGGCTGTTGCCAGAACGGGCGCGCGATGTCCTCGATCTCGGCGCCGGGACGGGAAAGCTGACCACGCGGCTGGCCGAACGCGGACTGAATGTCATCGCAGTTGACCCGATCCCGGAAATGCTGGAGCTACTGAGCAATTCGCTTCCCGATACCCCCGCACTGCTGGGCACGGCCGAGGAGATCCCGCTGCCCGACGACAGCGTCGACGCGGTGCTGGTGGCCCAAGCCTGGCACTGGTTCGACACCGAGCGTGCCGTCAAGGAGGTGGCGCGTGTCCTGCGGCCGGGTGGTCGGCTGGGCCTGGTGTGGAATGCGCGCGACGAGCGGCTTGGCTGGGTGAAGGATCTGGGCGCCATCATCGGCCACGAAGATGCCCACTTCAACGAAAAAACGACGCTGCCGGAGGTGTTCACGGATGTCGAACATCACCGCGTCGACTGGACGAATTACGTGACACCGCAAGCCGTCATCGATTTGGTCGCCTCACGCAGCTACTGCATCACGTCGCCGGAGAAGGTGCGCACCACGACGCTGGACCGGGTGCGAGAACTGCTGACCACCCATCCCGCACTGGCCAACTCGAACGGTCTTTCGCTGCCGTACGTCACAGTGTGCACCCGCGCCACGGTGTGCTAG